DNA sequence from the Dreissena polymorpha isolate Duluth1 chromosome 3, UMN_Dpol_1.0, whole genome shotgun sequence genome:
AATATTGTCTGTGTAAAACAGGGTTTACATTGTCTGTGTAACAAAGAGTAAACATATGTATGCATGGATAACGCTGGAGTGTAATGtgtcatgcctacggtaattcagccttaattttgtttgaaaattggaCATAATTATTTGTTAGAATCTTAAATTCGTCACTCGGTCCACTGACAAAATAGACGAACATTTATGCCTcatgaataataatggtttcacagtatattaaCAGTATAAAAATTGCAAATCTCACTGACCTTTATgcattaatatttgtaaataccaTTATGTTGTACATAATTTGTTTCTGTATTTAAATCTTGTTGAAcaaatacaagatacaagaatatTTCACTTTGTTTCAGTCATCAAGAATCACGTCAATGTTTTGGAGCATGACTTTGGAACAAATCAAACACCATTTGTGTTTCATGTACCTGTAAAAAAGccttaaatatgaaaaatattaaagataATCAATGCAGGTACAATTTATTTCAAGACGTCATGTTCAGAAAATGGGTGTCACTTTAATTTTAAGAACAAATTGGAGCATTATTCCTTGGTTAAGTAAGACACATGTATGTAAATACAACAGACTATAGAAGATACAGCTAGAGACAAAGGATATAGATATAGCTAGTTTATGGACACAAGTGACCCAGATTTAATATATGTAAGATCTTGTTCATTCTGACTAAGACTCCATGAAAAATGTGGGGTCTAAAGAGGTTACCAGATAAATATTGACAACACACACACGTGTGATGCATGAATTGGGGTGATAACATAAGCTCACCTTAAGCActttgtgctcatgtgagctaaataCGTGGAAGAAAAACACTATGaacaagtgtgtgtgtgtggagtAGGGTTTATTTGAACAATCCATAGTACAAAGTGTAATGTATAGGTTGTACTATACCTGGCAGTTTGTTCCTTCAGCGTCGAGTTTAGAAGTGTATCCGTCTTCACAGCAGTTGAAGACAGAGAGTCGACAGTCAGAGGGGCGGGGCTGTGGAGTGCGGGGTGGCTGGTGGCCGAGGGTTGTCACTGGAGTACCTGGGTATATAGAAAGTGAATGTAAGAACAATTACCGTAAGAACAGCTCTTgtaaaactgagcataatgcatgtgcgcaaagtgtcatcccagagttgtcagggacaacactttaccccaTTATGTGGatttttagaagagacttcctctaaacacaaattccataaaagtggaaagtgttgtcatcacaggctgatctgagattacatttaaagcacatgcatgaagccctgttttcTGAGAGCTCAGATTAGTTATTTACTTGGAGCTTTTATTGTTGACATGAAACTAACAATCAACGTTGTttcttaaagaaatattttggtcagaaaaataacaattaaagGTGACCAAAATCAAGTTTAAGAAAACAATAATCATTCCGCTAAAACTtactcccatttttttttatctatttatctttGGAAGGATGGTGTGTCTTTATATATAGAGTTTTATTTCTTAAGAATATTTATACACCTATTGGGAGCAGCAAAGAATGGGAGCAGTGAGACCACCTTATTACTACAAAATAAGTACAACCCATTTAAAAGCAATTAAGccatacataatttattaaaaaaatggcaATGAAGAAGtcttataaatattaaacattactgGTTTTAAACATAAGGCTACTGTTTGCACTTAACAAACTAAATCATCTAATAAAAACACtccatatataatacaatttccTCAAGTAACACTGTTGTATAACCCTATCCCACtcgaagcaaagtgaaatggctatcagcaaacagaataaaaccagaacagtctgcgagtaactcacagtctgttcaggttttatgctgtttgcttctcattagtatataagagttggaaatgaagcctttcaaacttaaatatattaagaaaggacttaaatttattttgattttctaaaggacttcaatgTGTCAAAATGCGTTTCTGAGAGGTAAAGGGATTACAGCACCCACCCACATTCCCACCCAATACTCACCCACACATCTGTTCAAGCACTCTGCCTCCGTCATGAAGCGGTTATCATTACCGCCACACTGGCTGAACCAGAAGCGGTCACACTGAGCCTCCTCCCTGTTGTAGTACCAGCGTACCGTCCAGTTACCGCAGGAACCCGGGTCCTTCAACAGGCTGCACACATCATAGCCTGCAACAAATAgagatttcaataaaatatatttggtaCAAACACCATAATGTTTATTAGTCCTTCAAAAGGCTGCAGACATCATAGCCtacaaaaatatatagattaaacaagagcaccgtataacgggtgccacgctcggctgcggccgcatttttgaataaataaaagcttgacagatttttttgattttttttagaggtcaaagtgacctttgacctagtgacccaaaaatgggtgaggcatgtagaacacatcaaggtgcagctacatatgaagtttcaaagtgtaggttgaagcactttgattttagagccaatgttcaaaaccttgacaaaattaTGGTATAAACTTGTCATTTTTTTTGGTTATGACTTTAatgcttcattattttttttaatgacttaCATGCTATCAAACGTGTCTTAGTCATAGCATACATTAGTAGTATTAATGATACGAATAGGAAGttgtatttttacaaatataaatgtctTGAGATGTTCTTTGGGAAGTAGCGCTTAATGAATGAGAataaagtgtcgtcatagatcaGCCTGTACAGTCTACGCAAGCTAATTAGTGACAAAAcaattcctttaaatgaaaaattccataaaaatgaaagTTGTCGCCCCAGATAAAACTTTTTAATCcttgtttaattttatgtattcATTTAGAAACAGGTGATCTAATTAAACATGGACTAATATTTAATATGGcgtcaatatcaatatatataattttattaaacaaatgagAAGACCACAAATCAGTACATCAAGCAAACACtttagcaaaatgttaaagtgaCGTGTACAATTAAGTTCAAATTCATTTAACATTGTTGTCCATTAATTATTTCACAGCATCATCGTCACACCTTCAATCAGATAAACATGATTAATCTTGGACTTCATGGGCAATCAGCCAGTGACAAGTACGCACCTGTAGGTCGCATACAAGTCTTTCCGCACCCATTGCTGCAGCATTTCTCTGCACCATCACAGTCGCCATCTGCCCTGCACTCCTCCACACAGATCCCCGCAGTGTCGTCATCAACAGCAGGGCACTCGCCGGCCTTTGTGATGTCTAAAACAGGAGACAGGGGGAGTTGATGTAAATAACAGTATTCAGATTAAAATCCTATGCATTGAAATAAGTCAATTTGCAATCAAAGGTAAATAAAGTTAATGTAGTCTTaagaaaaaaaggtaaaatgGTATGCATCGATTGTTGTTCATTGGATTCATAAATATTGGTGCTCTTTTTAttttct
Encoded proteins:
- the LOC127875247 gene encoding eppin-like, which gives rise to MERGGEQATTASQYITKAGECPAVDDDTAGICVEECRADGDCDGAEKCCSNGCGKTCMRPTGYDVCSLLKDPGSCGNWTVRWYYNREEAQCDRFWFSQCGGNDNRFMTEAECLNRCVGTPVTTLGHQPPRTPQPRPSDCRLSVFNCCEDGYTSKLDAEGTNCQLCAM